Proteins from a genomic interval of Lolium perenne isolate Kyuss_39 chromosome 1, Kyuss_2.0, whole genome shotgun sequence:
- the LOC127334095 gene encoding uncharacterized protein, producing the protein MEHLVRDPACRNRVYYLKAEGMEATFKAMVTLRAKMVEKWIRRVKRDFLDTATIKFVGLDCEFTDPRKKKVGEEQRAAVLQLSLASETLVFQMIHADIKVPQALKDFLEDGNIIFCGTAIGNDLKKLRLEGIRITSAYDLQKVVPNPTTKTTPSLYDLANHTIGTNLE; encoded by the coding sequence ATGGAGCACCTCGTGCGTGACCCGGCTTGTCGGAACCGGGTGTACTACCTCAAGGCCGAAGGGATGGAGGCGACGTTCAAGGCCATGGTCACGCTCCGCGCAAAAATGGTGGAGAAGTGGATCCGGCGCGTGAAGAGGGACTTTCTCGACACCGCGACAATCAAGTTCGTCGGGTTGGACTGCGAGTTCACCGACCCTCGCAAGAAGAAAGTCGGTGAGGAGCAGCGCGCCGCCGTCCTTCAACTCTCGTTGGCGTCCGAGACGTTGGTGTTCCAGATGATTCATGCCGATATAAAAGTGCCACAAGCGCTCAAGGATTTCTTGGAGGACGGGAACATCATATTCTGCGGCACCGCTATCGGCAACGATTTGAAAAAGCTAAGACTCGAGGGCATTCGCATCACTTCTGCGTACGACCTCCAGAAGGTAGTCCCAAACCCCACCACCAAGACCACTCCAAGTCTATATGATTTGGCGAACCATACCATTGGGACAAACCTTGAGTAG